The Microtus ochrogaster isolate Prairie Vole_2 chromosome 4, MicOch1.0, whole genome shotgun sequence nucleotide sequence TTGCTGGTGACTTAGAGGAATCCTGATAGATAGCTCACTAATTACAGggctgtcttcatttctttttttctttctttatttattttgtatttttgagacagggttttctccgtagctttttggttcctgtcctggaactagctcttgtagaccaggctggtctcaaactcacagagatctgcctgcctctgcctcccaagtgctgggattaaaggcgtaagccaccactgcccagctggaggTCTTCATTTCTGCAAATCCAAGGGATCAAACAAGTACCTCAGCTTTCCTAAAGGTCTAAAGCTGTCTACCAAGGAGGCAAGGAGGCAATAGAATCCCAAGGACATGGCCTTGCAGGAGGGAGGAGCGGCTTCCCAGGGGTCAGCAGGAGTGGACAGAGGAGGCAGGGTGGGAAGGATGCTCTGCCATAGCGGCTGGGAGAGCAGCAGCGGCAGCCAGGCCTGCCGGAATCTGTGCTCTCTGCATCCCTGGAATAGAGCACCAAACCTGCCAGGCTGCCCTGCagaaggcatgcaccactcaCCACTGTCCTTCCCTTTGACGAAAGCCTCCCACTCTCGGAACCAGTGCATGCTGATGCAGTAAATAACGCTGGGAGACTCCTCAGCTTGGAAGGCCTTGTTCAGctagagggaggaagagacaggcagggcAGTCAATCTGTCCCTTTCCTCATGACTTTCCAAagtcccaccccagcccctgagcCTCTCAAACACTAGATGCCCTACGCAGAAAATCAATGACTCCTTGACATgttcaaaacaagagaaaattcaaaaagctagagagatggctcagcggttaagagcacaggctgctcttgtagaggacccaggttcaattcccagcacccacatggtagctcacaaccatccataacttcaaTTCCAATGCTCTTCTATACCCTCTgagggcaccaagcatgcacatggtgagataacatatatatgcaggcaaaacattcaaatacataaaatacatcttcaagccgcgggcggtggtggcacacatctttaatcccagcacttgggaggcagaggcaggtggatctctgtgagttcgaggccagcctggtctacaagagctagttccaggacaggcaccaaaagctacagagaaaagagaaaccctgcctctataaaccaaaaaaaaaaaaaaaaaaaaaaaaaatcttcaaagaaaaggCTAGTTCCCGCACTGACCAACCAGGTTACAGCAGATAATGCCTTTAGCACTTTCTCTAAGATGCTATTTTCTCCACTTATCAAATGCAACATCAACTCACATGGTTCACTGTCtaacactcttttttttgttgtttgttttttgagacagggtttctctgtggctttggagacacCACCCAGCCCTGTCTAACACTCTTAATGCTAGTGCTGGAGATGATACCCAGGGCATCACAGGCACTAAGCCAAACCTGCAGGCCCACACTGACACTTCTCTGTGGTTACAAGAAGAGGCCTTACATTCATCTCCCCACGACTTTAAATGCTTGCGGTCTCGTCCTGTGTCCTGTTGTAAGCAGCATGAGGAGGGGAAGTGGCCCCACCACAGCACTCCCTTCCCAGCAGCCCCTCTCCTGATGGGTACCAAACTCCTCACACTTTCTGTGAGTCTCAGGCACCTTCCACATTGAGGGTGCAGAGACCAGCAGTCCTCAGCCAGGAGTGCTCCATCCCCCAGGGACAGCAGTGCTCCTGTGGGCACAGGATTTCAACCACTGTAAAGAGACCCCAGCCTGAGCCACCGCAGCAGGCGCAAGTAGAGCACATTGGCATTTCTCTAATGCCAAGGCCTCTTCTCTTCATTCCTAACCCGCTACTACTTGGCAGAGCACTTCCTACTCAGCCTGACTGCACATGGCTTCTGTCCTCAAGTCCCTGTTCCCCAAATGCACCTTGATGAAAGTGTCAATCTCCATCCTCCTGCGCTTGGCCAGCGCCTCGATCTCCACCTGGCAGATGGAGCACACGTACAGATGGTTCACAGCAGGGCCGCCCCCGAACCTGCTCGGCAGGGAAAGAGAGCCAGCATCAAGCAGGGGAGCTGCTCCCCGCCTCACCCCGTGCCCTCTAGCACACTCCCAGCACAAAAGGCTGGCAAGGGTCCTCAGGGCTGCTTTTCTGCAAAAGGTGCCCAGAGCTCGGCTTCATCTGGGCCACCAGTGAAGCTGCAGTAGGAGATGGGTGCAGTGAGGCTGCAGTAGGAGATGGGTGCAGTGAGGCTGCAGTAGGAGATGANNNNNNNNNNNNNNNNNNNNNNNNNNNNNNNNNNNNNNNNNNNNNNNNNNNNNNNNNNNNNNNNNNNNNNNNNNNNNNNNNNNNNNNNNNNNNNNNNNNNNNNNNNNNNNNNNNNNNNNNNNNNNNNNNNNNNNNNNNNNNNNNNNNNNNNNNNNNNNNNNNNNNNNNNNNNNNNNNNNNNNNNNNNNNNNNNNNNNNNNNNNNNNNNNNNNNNNNNNNNNNNNNNNNNNNNNNNNNNNNNNNNNNNNNNNNNNNNNNNNNNNNNNNNNNNNNNNNNNNNNNNNNNNNNNNNNNNNNNNNNNNNNNNNNNNNNNNNNNNNNNNNNNNNNNNNNNNNNNNNNNNNNNNNNNNNNNNNNNNNNNNNNNNNNNNNNNNNNNNNNNNNNNNNNNNNNNNNNNNNNNNNNNNNNNNNNNNNNNNNNNNNNNNNNNNNNNNNNNNNNNNNNNNNNNNNNNNNNNNNNNNNNNNNNNNNNNNNNNNNNNNNNNNNNNNNNNNNNNNNNNNNNNNNNNNNNNNNNNNNNNNNNNNNNNNNNNNNNNNNNNNNNNNNNNNNNNNNNNNNNNNNNNNNNNNNNNNNNNNNNNNNNNNNNNNNNNNNNNNNNNNNNNNNNNNNNNNNNNNNNNNNNNNNNNNNNNNNNNNNNNNNNNNNNNNNNNNNNNNNNNNNNNNNNNNNNNNNNNNNNNNNNNNNNNNNNNNNNNNNNNNNNNNNNNNNNNNNNNNNNNNNNNNNNNNNNNNNNNNNNNNNNNNNNNNNNNNNNNNNNNNNNNNNNNNNNNNNNNNNNNNNNNNNNNNNNNNNNNNNNNNNNNNNNNNNNNNNNNNNNNNNNNNNNNNNNNNNNNNNNNNNNNNNNNNNNNNNNNNNNNNNNNNNNNNNNNNNNNNNNNNNNNNNNNNNNNNNNNNNNNNNNNNNNNNNNNNNNNNNNNNNNNNNNNNNNNNNNNNNNNNNNNNNNNNNNNNNNNNNNNNNNNNNNNNNNNNNNNNNNNNNNNNNNNNNNNNNNNNNNNNNNNNNNNNNNNNNNNNNNNNNNNNNNNNNNNNNNNNNNNNNNNNNNNNNNNNNNNNNNNNNNNNNNNNNNNNNNNNNNNNNNNNNNNNNNNNNNNNNNNNNNNNNNNNNNNNNNNNNNNNNNNNNNNNNNNNNNNNNNNNNNNNNNNNNNNNNNNNNNNNNNNNNNNNNNNNNNNNNNNNNNNNNNNNNNNNNNNNNNNNNNNNNNNNNNNNNNNNNNNNNNNNNNNNNNNNNNNNNNNNNNNNNNNNNNNNNNNNNNNNNNNNNNNNNNNNNNNNNNNNNNNNNNNNNNNNNNNNNNNNNNNNNNNNNNNNNNNNNNNNNNNNNNNNNNNNNNNNNNNNNNNNNNNNNNNNNNNNNNNNNNNNNNNNNNNNNNNNNNNNNNNNNNNNNNNNNNNNNNNNNNNNNNNNNNNNNNNNNNNNNNNNNNNNNNNNNNNNNNNNNNNNNNNNNNNNNNNNNNNNNNNNNNNNNNNNNNNNNNNNNNNNNNNNNNNNNNNNNNNNNNNNNNNNNNNNNNNNNNNNNNNNNNNNNNNNNNNNNNNNNNAGGAGATAGATGGGTGCAGTGAGGCTGCAGTAGGAGATGAGTACAGTGAGGCTGCAGTAGGAGATGAGTGCAGTGAGGCTGCAGTAGGAGATAGATGAGTGCAGTGAGGCTGCAGTAGGAGATAGATGAGTGCAGTGAGGCTGCAGTAGGAGATGGGTGCAGTGAGGCTGCAGTAAGAGATAATTGTCCTGGCCTAGGAGCCTTACAGGATCAAGGGCTCTTTCCCACCACCCACTGGGAGCTGGCAGGAGGGAGCTCCTTCCCGGGACAGACTCTACATACCCAGCTCTACTGGGGCCTGGGGCTGGACTGGGCTGCCATGGGAGGACTGCCTGCTCTTAGTGTCACTGACCTACAAGTCCCCAGACTAGAGCAGTTGCCTCAGTGTGGCCAGTCTGGGCCCCATGCCAGACAGCCTGTGctgggtagaggtcagaggtctaAGCCAACCCCCACACCTCAGCCCTGAAAGCAATATCCAAGGGCTTTCCACTGCAGAGCCAACGGGATGACTGGATTCCTTGCAGAAGGCGGGGCTGCTGCTGCACTGCCCAGGGAACAGGGCCAGCGGGGTCAACCTCACTCCAGCcagctcccagcactcacctgCCGTACAGGTGCTCCCAGACACTCTGCGGCAGGATCACCACCAGGTCGTCGATGTAGTGGTATTTGTTGGGTGGGATGCCTGTGAGGGGAGGCACAGAAGAGAGAGCTGGAGCTTGGGCCCAGCTACCCCCACCGCAACACCTCCCCCAGGGGCAGCCTGCTCACCTCCATGCGAGCACAGGAAGGTGTGGTTGGTGATGGGCCCCGGCTCTGCAAAGGTGTTGAACTTGTTTAGCCATTCTCGGGACACGTAGAACCGGAGCAGGCTGGGCTCCCGCATGGCAGCCAGAGACACCACCTGCTGCCGCTCACGCATGGCCTCCTCACTGCTCTTCCTGGGATAGACAGGGGTACAGTATGAGCCAAGAGACCCGGACTCAGGTTGTGCATGGACACCAAGTCAGACCAGGCCATGCTATGTATGCAGAGGCACCCCGTGGCATGCTGGGGGAGTGGCCTGACCCTCTCACAGGAAAGCTGGCTTGCAGAAactgcagacacagacagacacattggTTGGGGTTCCCCCACCAGGCCCACCTGTAGAAGAGTACGTAGGCCTCCACATTCTGTACCACCGTCTCATGGACCTCGGTGACATACTGGTCATCGAATTCATACCACTGCCCATTGATCACATTCTGACAATAGGCAATGTAGTGCCCACCTGGTAGACAAGCAATAGGTTATGTGGACGACAGGGGCTAGGCAGTGGAGGAGGGCCGGGCTGGAGTGCAGGGCATACTCACTGCCTGCTGTGCCATGGTGACAAATGACAGAGAGAAGGTCATAGGTGGTGACCTGAGAAGTGCACTCCTTGGCCAGGAAAGGGCGCAGGTCGAGTCCCTCAAGGGGGAAGGAGACATGGCTGCTGACTTTGAAGGAATACATTACCTCATGCCGGAAGCGCTTCAGGTGGACACACAGAATCtgaggggagagggcaggggcCAGTCACCCTGGCCAACTGGGGAAGACGACAGGGAAGCTCATGGATAGGACTCCCACACAGACCTAGGCCTGTTGGACTTGCATGGGGTCCATCACACATGTCAGAGACCCCCATGTGGGAGTCAACATCCCACTTCTCTCACGAGGACTGACAGCCTATggtgtagctgccagaggggccAACAGAGAGCTGGGCTGGGCCCTCAGGAAGCTGACTCTGCCCCAGCTTGCCATGTTTACTTTTCAAGAACTCTGACACTGGTTTGGGGACTCTAAGGAACCTCTCCAGGACATGAGCCAGCCCGCAGCCTGAGCCTTGACTCTGCTCACCTGGGGCCTCAGCAAGCCCCCAAACGGAAGAGGGAATTGAAGTGCAGAGGACTCTCCCCCAAAGCGCCTGCGCAAGTTTCATGGCCTTCTGTATCTGTACAGGACAGGTCAATCTCTACACGGCCCCACAGGCCACTCAAGCACCTACCCACGTGGACCCCAGCCTAACAGGGCCGAGGTGGCTTGCTCACCTCGGGCAGGCATAGGACTTTACAGTACTTCACACCATTTCGCAGCCTGCAGAAGGGGACAGAAGAGCCATGGTCAGTGTCCTGTGGGGAAGGGGGTCAGCAGAGAGACCGAGGCACAGTCCCCTCCAGACCCTTGTCATCTGGGAGGTTAGCACAGGGCTGAGGGAAACCCTGGGGAGGACTCGGGGAACAGGCCCTAGAGCACAACTTACTTCTTACACCGCTCACAGCTGTACATGTTGTCACCTGATGCAGACGAgcaaaggccagaggtcagcaggCATAGAAAACGGGGACAGAAAGGGCAAATATGAATTATGTTTAAGGTGAAAAATACTGGCAGGAAGTGACAGGATTCCAGAgacagaaccagaaagaaaagaggttcaTTTGACCCTAGAAGCACCGAACTTCTCACGTGGGCAGaactaaaaacaaatgaaaggcaGGAGGCAAGGAGGAGAGAGCCCAGCACTGAAGGCAGGCAGGTGGTGGACTCGAGCCTTCAACAGGCAGAGTTCCCATTTCACACTGCTAACCAAAGGGACtcggggccagagagatggctcagctgagcTAGATGACCTGGGTTCGTCCCTGAGACTTACATGTGAAACAGAGAGCCAACTTCAGGtcgtcctatgacctccacatgtgtagtGTGACATGTGACgacacacacagagcaataaaaatatttctaaaaatgtgAAACGTCACTGGGTGGTAGTAGCacagacttttaatcccagcactcgggagacagagacaggcagagctctaggagtgtgaggccagcctggtctacagagtgagttccagggcagcgagagctatacagagaaaccctgcctcaattaattaattaatttcaaaaaaattttaaaaataataagaatggtTATTGTGGCAAAATTggtattatttgcatttttcaatcagaaaagaaagcaaaacaaacaaaaaaacaaaaaaacccaaagaattttttaaaaaaaatcatgaggttagtgacatggctcagcaggcaaaagtgCTTGTCGTcaaatctgacaacctgagtttgatcacaaGACCCACATGctgcaaagacaaaaatcaattcCCTAGCTGTCTTCTTGCTTCATACTAGGGCagtatatgtacacacaataagtaaaggagtaaatattttaaattacattttagcTTTCAAGCTGGTCACAGTGGTGACAACCTACAAGCTTAACTGGAGAAGAGGAGGCTAGAGAGAGGATCAgtagtttaaggccaacctgggctatacaatGAATccgaggccagcatgggctatacaagaccctgtctcaaaacaaagacaaacagaaaaatccaCCTCGTTAATAACCACGGAAGCACAAAGCTCAAGTGGAGCACCCCCTCCACCACCCAACTGGTAGAAAGTAACAACAGGCCAACGGCCGAGAGTGACAGCAGCAGATGTTTAAGCCTGCCCTGGCGGGTAGCAGGTGAACATCTATctcatgtgtttctttggaacagcctcatgcagcccaggccggtcttgaactcactatatagctcagaaTGATCCTAAACCCTGATCTCTTGCCTCCACCCCCggaagtgctggggtcacaggggTGCACCTCCCGTAGGCTGGCAGTGGAATCTAACAGGGTCAATCTGGAAAGCACAGTGGCCACGGGTCCATTAGCCTTGGGCTCTATGCAGTCCCCTCTCCCTGTAGCTCCCATTCTGGCAGCCAGGCCACTCACCCTTCAGCTCGTCAGCAGCAAAGAAAGCAGCCAGACAGTCTTCCAGTGTGACAACAGGCCCCCAAAACCAGCTGGGGGTACAGGACACCACAAACCTAGACAGACAGGAGAGGGGTGATAGGCGCTATGAGGCCTGGGTATGGGGGTGTGGCTGAGGGCTGTCCACACTAGCAGCTGACTTGCAGCTGGAGGCTAGAGGCCCAGGACTAGACATTTTGTGTCCACAGGCTCTGCAGGGCCAGCTTATGTGCCCTTCCCCTAGGCCAGTTGGCTTGGGGGTTAAGGAAGTTGCCTGTAACTCTTCAGGTCACACCTGGACCCAGATGCTGCCTCACTTCTACTTGCTGCTTGGCCACTCTTTGGTTTGTCACTTACCCTCCACCTTAAAGAAGCATTAGTCAAGGCTATCCCAAAATGACCAAGACCCTGAATCCAGTTAACTCATCTGCCTCTTTGGCCTCCAGCTCTCCTGATCCATGGACTCTCCCTGGCCCCATGGATGCTtgttcctgcattgctggtagacCCAGGAAAGTCAGGCCGGGCTGAAGTCCCAGCATACCGTCGGATGTACTCCACGATGAAGGCCAGCCAGCCCTGGGAGGAGTAGCTGTCCCCACAGGCACCTGGCTTGGCTGGTACATTCTGGTAGATGGCAGAGTGGAGTTTGGCTAGGTCTTCCTTGCCAGGGATGGGCAATGACAGGTCCTGGAATGTCTCCACTGTGGTAGATACCTATGGGATAAAGACCCGCCTGGTGCCCACCTTTGCCAGTATCTACTGCCCCAGCAGGTGAAGCAGAAAGTTTGCTCCTGGGCTAGGAATGCCAAGGGAGAGTCCACCCTACCCCACATGGTAAACAATGCCAGCTTCCCTGGGCACCCACCCGGTCACAGGTGAGACACTGCACCAGACTGAGGACAGAGCCATTGAAGACGTCTGAGATTACACTGCGGTAGCTTTGCTCCTTCCGCCTCCGGCCACCAGTACTCGGCACCTGGGCTGGGAACACGGCACAGGACTAGGCCAGTCTCCCTGGCATGgcaggcacaggcacagacaAGAGGTTTCCTCAGCCACACTGTGCAGCCCTCACCGTGGATCACGACTGATTATACACATCACCCATTGACGCCTTAGCACCACTGTTTATCATAGAAAATGGGGCTCCCTCTCACATCCCAAGGCTgctactgggtttaaaggctcAGGTGAGCAGCACACAGCCTGGACCAGGGTTGTAAGTGCCCCACACTGGCCACCATGACATCCCCAGCTGAACTCATGACTGCCCCCGAACCTTTCTTGAGCACGTACGATGGCCCCATCCTCACAGGGCTTGCACGAGGAGGGCTGCTGGACAGCTTGGTGTGGCCCTCGTGGTGGTGCACAGGGCTGCAGGGGCGAGAGGAGCTGCGTATGTGGGCTTCATTGTCTGGCTCTGGGGACAGCAAGGAGGAAGTACTGGGCCAGGGCAGCAAAGCTAGTGCCCTCCATGCCAGCTCTGGGGCTAGAGCAAGAGAACCTGGCATCTCCCCCCAGGAATAATGCCTGCCTCCCCATTCCGTCCCCTATGTCCAGCTCCAACCCCATCAAACACACTGGGACAAAGCTATCCAGTATATTTCCAGCTGAGGCTCCAGACAAGGTAGGGCTGTGGCTCTAAAAGCCCAGTGatcaggccaggcggtggtggcgcacgcctgtaatcccagcactcgggaggcagaggcaggcggatctctgtgagttcgagaccagcctggtctacaaNNNNNNNNNNNNNNNNNNNNNNNNNNNNNNNNNNNNNNNNNNNNNNNNNNNNNNNNNNNNNNNNNNNNNNNNNNNNNNNNNNNNNNNNNNNNNNNNNNNNacagagaaaccctgtctcgaaaaaaccaaaaaaataaaaaaaataaaaaaaaaaataaaagcccagtgaTCCTGGCACTGTGAGGAGGGTTCAGAGGCAGAGTCTCCCCCACCCTATAGCTAGGCAGGCAACAGACACAGGGCTTACAGGCTGTGACTTCCCAGTGGCCCAACCAGTGATCTGGCTGACTGATACCTGGGGTCCGGCAGGGGCTGGTGGACCTTGGTGATGGTGGCTGAGCCTCACTGGATTGGTTGTCGAGGGAGGCCATGGCTGTGTCCACATCAGCATCCTCATCCACTTGTTCGGAGTTGGTGCGCTGCTGGCCCCAGGAGAACTTACGGTCCTTCATTCGTTCCTTCTCAGAGATGGCTCGGCCAGCCTCGTCTGGGATCAGCAGCTCCATCTCAGCCTTCGAGCTTCCTCCACCACGTCCTTGCCCGTCACCCTCACCCCTGTCACTGCTGGAGTCACAGGACAGAAACTCGTCCTCTGATGGGCTTCGGTCGCCATCACGCCTCTCATCCGTGTCACTGGAATCTGAGTCCCGAGCATCAGTGAGTGCGGTTACAGCAGCTACCATGGGCTCCTTGAGCTCTTCATGAAGCTGGTCCATCAAGCAGCGAAGGAACTCCTGGGTGTCCTGCAATCAGAGCCATGTCACTAGGGCTTTACAGGGACACAAGAGCCACATGGGCACTGCTGCTTCTGCCCATAAGGTTGCCAGCCACCTCTAGCAGGACCTGGCAAGCGCCTATGCAGACAAGAGGCCCTTGGCAGTCCCCACCATTCAAGGCTCAGAGAGACTCCTCCCAGGTCACACAGCACACAAAGAGCCAGGGTCCTGGGCGTAAACCACAGAACCAACTTCACCTCTGCTCCTGCACAGTTTGGGAAGAGAGATGAGCAGCACATCAGCCACTGAGGTCTCCTTGCTCCCTGGGCAGAGGTCAGCAGTGTGTCAGGGACCCAGGAAGGGTCAAAGGATAGGACATGGCCAGCCAGACGTTAAGAATACTTCATTGAACAGTGCTACCCAACAGGCCAGGCAGCCAAGCTGATCCCTTCTCTACCAGTGCATCTTCCTACTCCCCCCACATCACCACCATGTGTgtgacacagaggcaggaggagaggccCTGAAAGCAGAGTCCCACTCTCCTGGCTTACAAGGGCAGGACACAGATCAGGTTGCTTCCCCCAGAAGGATGGTGTCATTTTTAGGGCCTAGTACCT carries:
- the Usp20 gene encoding ubiquitin carboxyl-terminal hydrolase 20, giving the protein MGDARDICPHLDSIGEVTKEDLLLKSQGTCQSCGVAGPNLWACLQVTCPYVGCGESFADHSTIHAQVKKHNLTVNLTTFRVWCYACEREVFLEQRLAVHLSSSSAKLSEQDSPPPSYTLRAVPIAVADEGESESEDDDLKPRGLTGMKNLGNSCYMNAALQALSNCPPLTQFFLECGGLVRTDKKPALCKSYQKLISEVWHKKRPSYVVPTSLSHGIKLVNPMFRGYAQQDTQEFLRCLMDQLHEELKEPMVAAVTALTDARDSDSSDTDERRDGDRSPSEDEFLSCDSSSDRGEGDGQGRGGGSSKAEMELLIPDEAGRAISEKERMKDRKFSWGQQRTNSEQVDEDADVDTAMASLDNQSSEAQPPSPRSTSPCRTPEPDNEAHIRSSSRPCSPVHHHEGHTKLSSSPPRASPVRMGPSYVLKKAQVPSTGGRRRKEQSYRSVISDVFNGSVLSLVQCLTCDRVSTTVETFQDLSLPIPGKEDLAKLHSAIYQNVPAKPGACGDSYSSQGWLAFIVEYIRRFVVSCTPSWFWGPVVTLEDCLAAFFAADELKGDNMYSCERCKKLRNGVKYCKVLCLPEILCVHLKRFRHEVMYSFKVSSHVSFPLEGLDLRPFLAKECTSQVTTYDLLSVICHHGTAGSGHYIAYCQNVINGQWYEFDDQYVTEVHETVVQNVEAYVLFYRKSSEEAMRERQQVVSLAAMREPSLLRFYVSREWLNKFNTFAEPGPITNHTFLCSHGGIPPNKYHYIDDLVVILPQSVWEHLYGRFGGGPAVNHLYVCSICQVEIEALAKRRRMEIDTFIKLNKAFQAEESPSVIYCISMHWFREWEAFVKGKDSEPPGPIDNSRIAQVKGSGHVQLKQGADYGQISEETWTYLNNLYGGGPEIAIRQSVAQLPDPESLHGEQKIEAETRAV